The following coding sequences lie in one bacterium genomic window:
- a CDS encoding helix-hairpin-helix domain-containing protein — MLGLRLDKIKALALALIICAIMLPNVPSLLALGKAEPPAKSDEATVSENAEKAGKEENNIEIKVLSESVSKTEVNKVTEKHKFQGDKKAYTQKTKININTASKDELMSLPGIGPVLAQRIIEYRRQHNGFRSVEQMLEVKGIGKKKLERIKKLVTVGEVKKGE, encoded by the coding sequence ATGTTAGGGCTGAGATTGGATAAGATAAAGGCTTTGGCGCTCGCTTTGATAATTTGTGCAATAATGCTGCCTAATGTTCCATCGCTTCTGGCGCTGGGAAAAGCAGAACCACCAGCTAAATCTGACGAAGCAACTGTAAGCGAAAACGCGGAGAAGGCTGGAAAAGAAGAAAATAACATTGAAATTAAAGTTTTAAGCGAAAGCGTAAGCAAAACTGAAGTTAACAAAGTAACTGAGAAACATAAATTCCAGGGAGACAAGAAAGCTTATACCCAAAAGACGAAAATTAACATAAACACAGCGTCGAAAGACGAGCTCATGAGTCTTCCTGGTATTGGCCCAGTGCTTGCGCAGAGGATAATTGAGTATCGGCGCCAGCATAACGGTTTTAGAAGTGTCGAGCAAATGCTTGAGGTAAAAGGGATAGGGAAAAAGAAGCTTGAGAGAATAAAGAAATTAGTAACTGTTGGTGAAGTAAAGAAAGGGGAGTAG
- a CDS encoding methyltransferase domain-containing protein — MDEKYQDKIRKRYKLASKFYFLADLILSGVRKKIAELIELGPGAKVLDIAAGTGKQASAFAELGLNIIGIDISEHMLRLAARHAKHRNIYFCVSDAARLPIKDESVDGCCISFALHEIPQKETVKILSEMVRVTKQGGKVIVADYSLPKNPIAKFPAYNIIKLVEGKSYAQFIKLNMGGILSQLGIKVKREHSLFFGIGKITVGINLKE, encoded by the coding sequence GTGGACGAAAAATACCAGGACAAAATAAGAAAAAGATATAAACTCGCCTCAAAATTCTACTTTTTAGCTGACTTAATTCTTTCAGGAGTTCGAAAGAAAATTGCCGAACTTATCGAACTTGGACCGGGTGCTAAAGTTCTCGACATCGCTGCTGGAACTGGTAAACAGGCTTCAGCCTTCGCCGAATTGGGCTTAAACATTATCGGAATCGATATTTCAGAGCACATGTTGCGGTTAGCTGCCCGACACGCGAAGCACAGGAATATCTACTTCTGCGTCTCCGATGCGGCGAGACTCCCGATAAAAGACGAAAGTGTTGATGGATGCTGTATTTCATTCGCGCTGCACGAGATACCGCAAAAAGAAACAGTAAAAATACTATCGGAAATGGTCAGAGTAACAAAACAGGGCGGCAAAGTAATCGTTGCCGATTATTCCCTTCCAAAAAATCCGATAGCAAAGTTTCCTGCGTATAACATAATAAAATTGGTTGAGGGTAAAAGTTACGCACAATTCATCAAGCTAAACATGGGTGGTATTCTCAGTCAATTAGGCATCAAAGTGAAGAGAGAACATTCATTGTTCTTCGGCATTGGAAAAATAACCGTCGGGATAAACCTAAAAGAATGA
- a CDS encoding HAD family hydrolase, with amino-acid sequence MIKLVVIDLDGTLIGSDLSLGTRTIESIEAVKKAGVNVTFATGRMVSATRIYAHELGIDLPIVGLNGALVKPLSNNECVFHAPLSSESFLKALDVLATTNATTLVVDRDEAFGWNLTAKMRKILSSWICDIKEIDPTDSPTTPTIALVSGDEKPVKETAERIQKLNLPDVQVFLFPSIRYYPMWYFELRRIGVNKGTGLKALREYLGIEKSETLAIGDFINDVPMFMEAGIRATVANAHENVLKIADYVSKYSCDNDAVADIIENLILRRV; translated from the coding sequence ATGATAAAATTAGTTGTAATTGACCTCGACGGCACCCTCATAGGAAGCGACCTCAGCCTTGGCACCAGAACCATTGAATCAATAGAAGCAGTAAAGAAAGCTGGCGTTAATGTAACATTTGCCACAGGCAGAATGGTCTCCGCTACGAGAATCTATGCTCATGAACTTGGCATAGACCTACCTATAGTAGGTCTAAACGGTGCGCTGGTTAAGCCCCTGTCAAACAATGAGTGCGTATTCCACGCTCCTCTCAGCAGCGAATCATTCCTGAAAGCTCTTGATGTTCTTGCCACAACTAATGCCACAACATTAGTCGTTGATCGAGACGAAGCCTTCGGGTGGAATCTTACGGCAAAAATGCGAAAAATTCTATCATCGTGGATATGTGACATAAAGGAAATAGACCCCACCGATTCCCCAACTACACCGACAATAGCACTCGTTTCGGGCGATGAGAAACCCGTAAAAGAAACAGCAGAAAGAATACAAAAACTAAACCTTCCTGATGTGCAGGTTTTTCTTTTCCCGTCAATAAGATACTATCCTATGTGGTATTTTGAGCTGAGAAGAATTGGGGTCAACAAGGGAACGGGACTAAAAGCTTTGCGAGAATACCTTGGCATAGAAAAGAGCGAAACACTTGCTATAGGCGACTTTATAAATGATGTTCCAATGTTTATGGAAGCCGGGATTCGCGCTACTGTCGCCAATGCACACGAGAATGTTTTGAAAATAGCCGATTATGTATCAAAATACTCGTGCGACAACGATGCAGTAGCGGACATCATTGAAAACCTGATACTAAGGAGAGTATAA
- a CDS encoding type II secretion system protein: MRRGLMLLDVIIIILAIGVVATLLLPKIRTDKEVRLREACRQRMMLISEAEMKYFETAGGRLAPDTTDTTKQETKGKSKKSKKQEIILRKFTDDPEILKKFLPEGADTFDFVCPLDGRAYIIVARDSFFYSISCPNGHGQVILGNPSWETK, encoded by the coding sequence ATGCGAAGAGGATTAATGCTACTTGATGTGATAATAATAATTCTCGCTATAGGAGTTGTGGCAACACTTCTTCTGCCAAAAATAAGGACAGATAAAGAAGTGCGCCTTAGAGAGGCTTGCCGCCAACGAATGATGCTTATATCAGAGGCTGAAATGAAGTATTTCGAAACTGCTGGCGGAAGATTAGCACCTGATACGACAGACACAACAAAGCAAGAAACGAAAGGGAAAAGTAAAAAGTCCAAAAAACAGGAAATAATCCTTAGAAAATTCACAGATGACCCTGAGATATTAAAGAAATTTTTGCCCGAGGGAGCTGATACATTTGACTTCGTATGTCCACTTGACGGGCGAGCGTACATTATAGTCGCCCGAGACTCATTCTTCTACTCCATAAGCTGTCCCAACGGGCATGGACAGGTAATACTCGGCAATCCCAGCTGGGAGACTAAATAG
- a CDS encoding YebC/PmpR family DNA-binding transcriptional regulator: MSGHSKWAQIRHKKAAMDAKRGRLFTKLIREITVAARLGGGDPAGNPRLRAAIAAAKAANMPSENIERAIKKGTGELPGVAYEEASYEGYGPGGVAIMVEVLTDNKRRTVADIRHIFSRFGGSLGESGCVSWMFTKAGLITIPKDNIDEDKLIDVALEAGAIDIKEEKEYYEIYTEPKDLFDVRQKLLEEGFTVDTADYTAIPQSVVPVSEKDAAKLLKLLAALEDHDDVQKVYSNMDIPDEILEKIEV, translated from the coding sequence ATGAGCGGACATTCTAAGTGGGCACAAATAAGGCATAAAAAGGCGGCAATGGATGCCAAACGAGGGCGACTATTTACTAAGCTTATTCGTGAGATAACAGTTGCTGCACGGCTTGGTGGCGGTGACCCGGCGGGCAATCCGCGTTTAAGAGCTGCTATAGCCGCTGCTAAAGCTGCTAATATGCCTTCAGAAAATATCGAACGAGCCATTAAGAAAGGAACCGGAGAGCTCCCCGGAGTTGCTTACGAGGAAGCATCCTATGAGGGTTATGGTCCCGGTGGTGTCGCTATAATGGTGGAAGTCCTTACCGACAATAAGAGGCGAACAGTTGCAGACATCCGCCATATATTCTCGCGTTTTGGTGGCAGTCTTGGCGAATCAGGCTGCGTGTCATGGATGTTCACGAAAGCGGGATTAATAACCATACCTAAGGACAACATCGACGAGGACAAACTCATAGATGTAGCGCTCGAAGCAGGAGCCATCGACATAAAGGAGGAAAAAGAATACTACGAGATATACACGGAACCGAAAGACTTATTCGATGTCCGCCAGAAACTCCTTGAGGAAGGTTTCACCGTCGACACAGCTGATTATACTGCCATACCCCAAAGCGTTGTTCCGGTAAGCGAAAAGGATGCCGCAAAACTTCTCAAACTGCTGGCAGCGCTCGAGGACCACGACGATGTTCAAAAAGTTTACTCCAACATGGATATACCGGACGAAATATTGGAGAAAATAGAAGTGTAA
- the pilM gene encoding pilus assembly protein PilM, with translation MPKNALGIYIGEREIICTEVKLGGTIVVEKLIFSDIPEGAVSLGVITDIKSLAKILRNLLEQIEVTTDSAVTNIPPNLCGIKIIPEEPGYEKISNDQISWEMSYHMNEPQEELITSYQHAENGIILSAARKDDVIDRGRVLEDAGLFVESIQPQPIADFNLVSLISRLQSGFGAIVVHIDYPYSHVTIFDRGRFFYGIHFFTDIYAHERIGETVDTARLRNDILDAVRITLGAYLKREPAFRPTGIIYIGKKLDEAFRNSLNDRLGFSEINIEKLVSRTMKIRVSTTKKPLSQLLPVVGLSLYLYYTK, from the coding sequence ATGCCAAAAAATGCGCTGGGAATCTATATCGGTGAACGAGAGATAATCTGCACCGAGGTAAAACTCGGAGGCACTATTGTTGTTGAAAAACTAATCTTTTCTGATATTCCAGAAGGTGCGGTTTCCCTCGGAGTAATAACCGACATAAAGTCATTAGCTAAAATACTAAGAAACTTGCTCGAGCAGATAGAGGTCACAACCGACAGCGCCGTAACAAACATTCCACCAAACCTTTGCGGAATAAAAATCATTCCCGAGGAGCCAGGATACGAGAAGATATCGAACGACCAGATATCCTGGGAAATGTCCTACCACATGAACGAGCCACAGGAAGAGCTTATTACTTCTTATCAGCATGCTGAAAACGGCATAATCCTTTCGGCGGCACGCAAGGACGATGTCATTGATAGAGGGCGGGTTCTTGAGGATGCCGGACTTTTCGTCGAATCAATACAACCTCAGCCCATAGCCGACTTTAACCTCGTTTCGCTTATAAGCAGATTACAATCCGGTTTCGGAGCTATAGTAGTGCATATCGACTACCCATACTCCCATGTTACCATTTTCGACCGCGGTCGATTCTTTTACGGCATCCATTTTTTCACCGACATCTACGCCCACGAGCGCATAGGAGAAACTGTAGATACCGCCCGCCTGAGAAACGACATTCTCGATGCGGTGCGAATAACGCTCGGAGCATACCTAAAAAGAGAGCCAGCGTTCCGTCCAACCGGGATAATTTACATTGGCAAAAAACTTGACGAGGCATTCCGCAATTCACTGAATGACAGGCTTGGTTTCTCAGAAATAAACATCGAAAAACTGGTGAGCCGAACTATGAAAATTAGGGTTTCAACGACCAAAAAACCATTAAGTCAGCTATTGCCCGTAGTTGGGTTATCTCTATACTTATATTACACGAAGTAG